One Spirochaetaceae bacterium genomic window, GGGCGCTTCCACGACATGGCCAACTACCGGCCGCGCTACTGGCAGCGCTCCTACCTGGGCGCGATGGCGGGGGTACGGGAGGCGTGCGAGGCCGCCGGGACAACCATGACTACCGCCGCGTTGGCCTGGATGCTCCACCACAGCGGCCTGGACGCGGGCGTCGGCGATGCGGTTATCCTTGGCGCCAGTACCCTGGAGCAGTTGGCGGCCAACCTGGCCGCGTGCCGCGCGGCGCCGTTGGACGACGCGCTGGTGGCGGCGTTCGATACCGCCTGGGAGACCTGCCGTCCCGACTGCCCCCGCTACCTGCGCACCTGAGGCGAGGGAGAGTACCTACTCTGTGGCGGTGGACCGGGGTGTGCTCAGGCGCGGCCGCCGGGAGGGGTGCTGCCGGCGAGGTCGTGGAGCAGGTCCAGTATGGTGCGGCAGTCGCCGAGCGCGCGCAGGTGCGGCTTGGCGAGCGCGATGCCCTCGCGGCGCGCCGCCTGCGGCAACGTCCAGTGGCGCAGGCCGCCTTCCTTCCGATCGGCGAGGCCGTGGTACTCGCTGTAGGCGATGCGCAGGCAGCGCCAGTCGGCCTCCGGCAGTTGCAGCTCATAGCCGGCGGCGGTGCGGTGCAGCGCCCGCTTCTCCAGCGGCGCGTCGTAGGCGAGCACCACCTCGGCGGCGGACAGGCGGGCCGCGATCTCGGAGTGCACGTCGCGGTAGTGCGGCGCATTCAGGCGCTGCAGCTCGTCGCGGTCGATGCCGTGCGCGGCCGTCGCCTCGCGGGTGATCGTCCCGGTAGGCAGCACCACCAGGTCCAGGCGCACCGTGCCCGCGGTATCGATCAGCGACACCTCGATCACCTCGGCGCTGGGCTGGAAACTGGTCTTCTTGGTGGCGGCGATCAGCACGTCCGGGCGCCCGAGCAACATGCGCGCCTCGCCCTGAACGCGCTTCGCGGCCTGCGGCAGCGGGCCCTGCGCGCGCTTGCGGGCGGCGCTGAGCCGGTGCCTGCGAAGCACCAGGCGGCCGCCGAGAAGCAGGAGCACCGCACCGCCGGCACACGCAATGATCAGGAGCAAGCTCACGGCGAAAGCCGTCCACGGAGCTGCCGCATGTAGATCAGCGCCTGGTCGTCCATATATGTATCATACACTATTTCGTTACCGAAATATTAGGGATGTTGCACAATCTTCCGCCAGCGGGCGCGCGGTCCGCGCCCCAGGCACTCGACTCTCCCGTGGTCCCGCTCTTGGCGAAGGACGCGTCGTATCAAGTCGACACTGACCGTCGGGCATCGTTCCTGCAAGTCCGACACCGAGATTTCGCCCACCATGCGGTCGATCACGTCGAGCACCATCGCAGTCTTGGTACCCCGCGCACCCTGAACGAGTCCGATCCGACGGTCGAGTTCCCGCCATGCGCTGAGGACGACCACGCCAAGCAGATACTCCACCCAGGGAGTAAGATCGTGCCGCCCCTCATGCCAGCCCGTGGATGACTGGAGCAGAGCGTCGTAGTAGCTCTCCTTCGTACGCTCCACGATCTGCTCCAAGCTGATGTACCGGCCTACCTCGTAACCCGACTGATACATGAGCAGCGTCGTGATCAGGCGTGCCATACGTCCATTCCCGTCATGGAACGGATGGATACAGAGAAAATCCAATACGTAGGCCGCAATCAGCATCAGCGGCTCGATGTGCCCCGCGTCCCACCGATCCGCGAAGCGATCATGCAACGTGCGCATAGCGTCGGGTGTCGCATGGGCCGCAACGGGGCTGAACCTCACAACCTCGGTACCGTCGGGTCTGGTCTCGACGATGTCGTTGTTCGTACGCTTCCAGGACCCGCCCCTTCCCGGGAGAAACTGATACAAGTCGCGGTGCAGTTGGAGCATGACGTTGGAGGAAAACGTAATGTCGGTTGCGTTTGCATGAATCGTGCCCAGCACGTCGCGGTAGCCGGCAATCTCTTGCTCGGAACGATTTTGCGGCGTGGTCTTCAGCTCCACCAGAGACCGGATGCGATGCGCGGGCGCCGTCACCCCCTCGATTCTATTGGATGACTCCGTGCTCTGAATCATGGCAACTTGGCGGAGGGTCTCCAGGACCTGCGGTGACTGCCGCTGATACAGGTCTTGCTTTCCTTTGTACTCGCTGATCTGCCGAACGATTCCCAGTAGCCGGTAAGTTATCGGCATCGCCTCCAGAACAGTCGGCTCAAAGGACATCATAGAGGACTCTCCAGTGATGTGAGCGCTAGCGCAGGAACAACTCGATTACCGGGACCGGGGTGTCGGGCTGCAGCACCGGCAGCTCCAGCACCACGGTGTCCGCGGGGATGCCCTCCACGCGCTGCTGGTGCTCGCCGATCGCCTGCATGCGCACCTCCGAGGCGTCGTTCAGCAACTGCGCGTATGCCACCTTGCCGGCGTAGCCGGGCAGGTGCAGGTGGCGGAACGGCCACGCGAACAGGTGGACGTACAACCGTTTCCGGTCCGGATGGAAGGTGAGCCGGCAGTCGGCCGGCTGGGCGAACTCGGCCGGCGCCGCGGTGCAGCCGTATATCGATCGGCCGTGCAGGCGCATCCACTCGCCGATCCCCTGCAGGCGCTCGAGCGCGCGGCGGTCGAACTCGCCGCGCCCGGTCGGGCCGACGTTGAGCAACAGGTTGCCGCCTTTGCTGACGGTGTCCGCGAGCATGCGCACCAACTGGCCGACGCTCTTCCAGGATGCTTCGTCGCGGTGATATCCCCAGGAGCCGGAGAAGGTCTGACACGCCTCCCACACCACCGGCTGGCCGTCGACGGTGATCCAGCCCTGCGGCTGCCACTGCTCCGGGGTGCGGATGTCCCAGCCGTCGTCCAGGTCGAGGCGGTCGTTGAGCACCACGTGCGGCTGCAGCTCCCGGATCATCCGGTACAGGCGCGGGCTGTCCCAGTCGTCGCGGCCCTTGCCGCGGTCCGGGTAGCTGAAGTCGCACCACAGGACATCGATGCGGCCGAAACCGGTCAGCAGCTCCCGTACCTGGCCGTGCAGGTACTCGATGTACTTGGCCTGGTCGCGCTGCTCGTTGAGTTCTGCCCGCCGCGGATGGTTGCGCAGGGCGTGCACGTCGTCGATCACGAACGCGGGATGGTGCCAGTCGATGATCGAGTGGTAGAAGCCGACGCGCAGGCCGTGGGCGCGGAACGCATCCACCATCGGCCGGATCAGGTCGCGCCCGGCGGGCGCGTTGGTGGCCTTGTAGTCGGTCAGCGCGCTGTCCCACAGGCAGAAGCCTTCGTGATGCTTGGTGGTGGCCACGAAGTACCTCATGCCGGCGCCGGCGGCGGCCTCGGCCCAGCGATCCGGGTCGTACAGGTCGGGATCGAAGTAATCCATGTAGCGTTCGTAGTCGCGGACCGGGATCTCCTCCTTCTGCATCACCCACTCGTGGCGGGCCGGCAGGGCATACAATCCCCAGTGAATGAACAGGCCGAAGCGGTCGTGTACGAACCAGCCGGTGTCGCCGGGACTCTGCCTGACTTCTCTCTTTGGGCTGACTTCCATCTTTGCGCTCCTTTGGGGTGCCCGCCGCCTACTCGTAGACGATGGTGAAGTCGAGCGGCTCGTCGAGCACCAGTACCCGGATCAGGGGAATGGTGATGAGCAGGCTGCCGTCCTCCTGCAGTTCACCGCCGTCGTGCTCGATGATGCGGCCGTCGACTTCCACGCGCACGGTCACCGTCGAGTCCTCGATGGCCGGGGGGCCGTCGTCGCCGAGCACGAACCCCATCATTTCCAGGTATTCGGCGTCGGTCACCTCCAGGTCCTGCTGCGGGCCGAGGCTGACCAGCAGCGGGTGATCGAGGATCGGAAACAGGGCGGTGAGTGCGCGGTAGTTGTCGCGCGCGAGATGCACCCGCAGTGTGTTCGGGTCGCCGCCGGAAAAGGCAATGAGCGGGCGGCTCGCGGGTCCCGGCAGCGGCGCGTTGTAGGCCAGCATCGCCTTCAGGTCCTCGAACGAGAGGCTCAGCTCCAACTCCTCCGGAGCGGGGGTGGCGATGCGGGTTACGGTGACTCCGCGCCGTTCGCCGACGGAGCGCTCCACTTCCTCGGTGTCGAACACCGATTCCGGCACCATCTCGGAGTCGCCGGCCGCCTCCGACAGGGTATCGAGGTAGTCGACGAACACCGCTTCCAGCTTGACGTGGATCTGCGCGTCGCCGGAGCGGTCGACGCGCAGCGTGAGCTGCTGATTCACGGTGCAGCCGGCCGACGCCAGCAGCAGCGCCAGCAGCGCGGCCGCGGCAGCGGTTGGGCGGGCGATCCGCCCGCGCCGGCCAACCGGCGTCGCCGCCGGATCGATGCGGAACCCGCTCATACGGCGGACAACTCTTGCAGGATAAGACAATACGCCTCCTGTGCGCGCCGGAAGCTGGCCAGGCGGAAGAACTCGTCCGGGCCGTGTGCGCCCTCGTCGTCGAGTGCGAAGGAAAAGCCGATGGTGTGGATGCCCAGTTCCGCGTGCAGCAAGCCGCACACCGGAATGCTGCCGCCGGAGCCGGTGTGCAGGGGCGGCACTCCGTACAGCCGCTCCAGCACCCGGGCGGCGGCCCGGTTGCCGGGATGGTCGGCCGGTACCGAGTACGGCGCGCCGTGCACTTCGCTGGCCGTGCAGCTCACGCGCGCGCCGACGGGGGCGTGGCGCGCCAGGTGGCCGGCGACCAGGTCCAGGATGCGCGCCGGCTGCTGGCCGGCGACCAGCCGGCAGGTGATCTTGGCGTGCGCGGAGGCCGGCAGCACGGTCTTGGTGCCGGCGCCCTGAAAGCCGCCCCAGAGGCCGTTCACCTCCAGCGTCGGCCGAACCCACTCGCGCTCGTAGGTGCTCCAGCCCGCCTCGCCGTACAGGGCGGGCACGCCGGTGCTGGCCAGGTAGGCGGGCTCGTCGAACGGCACGCGGGCGTACTGGCGTCGCTGCTCGGGGGTCGGCTCCACCACGTCGTCGTAGAACCCGTCCACGGCGACGCGCCCGTCGGCATCGTGCAGGCCGGCGATCAGCTCGGCCAGTGCATGCAGCGGGTTGTGAATGGTGCCGCCGTAGATGCCGGAGTGCATGTCGGCCGCCGGGCCGGTGACGTCCACCTGCAGGGCGCAAATCCCGCGCAGCGACAACAGCAGCGTGGGTACGGTCTCGCTCCACTGGCTGCCGTCCGCGGACAGCGCAAAGTCGCACGCCAGCAGCTCGCGTTGGGAACGCACGAAGCCGGCCAGTTGCGGGCTGCCGATCTCCTCCTGCCCCTCGAGCAGGAACTTGACGTTGACCGGCAGTGCGCCGCCGGTGCGCAGCAGCGCCTCCACGGCGATGACCGGCGCGAACATGTTGCCCTTGTCGTCGGAGGCGCCGCGCGCGTAGATGCGGTCGTCCGCCAGGCGCGGCTCGAACGGCGGGTGGCTCCAGCCGTCTTCGAACATCGCCGGCTGCACGTCGAAGTGGCCGTAGATGAGCACGGTGGGGGCGCCGGGGGCGTGCAGCCAGTCGCCGTACACCACCGGGTGGCCGCCGGTGGGCAGCGTCTGCACGTGCTCCACGCCGGCCGCCTCCAGGCGCGCATGCACCCAGGCGCCGGCGGCGGCCACGTCGTGGGCATGCGCCGGCAGGGCGCTGACGCTCGGAATGCGAATGAAGGCGAGCAACTCGTCCACTACGCGTTGCTGCTGCTCGCGGAGATAGCTTTTCCAGTCCATTTGATCTTTGAATCGGCAGGTTGCGCCATACGGTACACTACGAGGCGAGCGACGCTCAATCCGCCGAGCGCCGTGCGAACAAAAGGAGCAACAAGTAGATGAAACTGCGGGAAACCTGGGATCTGGAGGGGATCTTCGCCGGCGGCTCGGCGTCGCCGGAGTTCGCCGCCTTTCTGGCCCGCCTGGACGAGGACATCGAGGCACTGGCGGAGCAGGTGGACGCGCTCGGCGGCGAGACGGAGGCGTGGACCGCGGCAGTGATCGGCTGGCAGCAGCGCGCGGCGGAACTGGGCGAGGCATACAGCTTCGTGGAGTGCCTGGCGGCGGCGGACACCGGCGACGCGGTGGCCACCGCGCTCGGCGGCCGGCTGGACGCGGTCGAAGCGCGGCTGAAGGCGATCGAGGTGGAAATCGACCGGCGCATGCTGGCGCTGTCCGACGAGGCCTGGCGGCGCCTGCTGGAGCAGGAGGAGCTGGCACCGGTGGCGTTCTTTCTGAACCGGCAACGCACCATGGCACGCCACAAGATGGACCCGCGGCGCGAGACGCTGGCCGAGACGCTGGCGGTCGACGGCTACCACGCCTGGGGGCGGATGTACGACAAGCTGGCGGGCTCGCTGCGCGCCTCGGTGAGCGAGGACGGTGGTCAGGTGGAGTTGTCGATGGGGCAGCTCGTGCACCGCCTTGAGGATGCCGACGGCGCGGTGCGCGCCGAAGCGCTGCGCCACCTGGAGGAGGCGTGGCGCGGCGTGCAGGATCTCGCCGCCATGGCCCTGAACAGCCAGGCGGGGTTCCGGCAAAGCCTGTACGCGGGGCGCGGCTGGCAGTCGATCCTGTGGGAGCCGCTGCACCTGAACCGCCTGCAGCCGGAGACCCTGCAGGCGATGTGGAGCGCCATCGCCGCGAAGAGCGCTGCGCTGCTGCCTTACCTGGAGGCCAAGGCGCGGTTGCTGAAGATCGACCGCATGCGCTGGGCGGACCTGGTCGCCCCGGTGACGAAGAGCGAGCGCCGCCTCGCTTACGGTGATGCCGCCGACTACATCGTGGAGCGGTTCGCCGCGTTCGGCGGCGCGTTGGGAGACTTCGCCCGGCATGCCTTCACGCGGCGCTGGATCGAGGTGGAGGACCGGCCCGGCAAGGCGGCCGGCGGCTTCTGCACCGACCTGCCGCTGAGCAGACAGACGCGCATCTTCATGACCTACGGCGGCACGTTCGGCGGGGCGAGCACGCTGGCCCACGAGCTCGGCCACGCCTACCACGCCTGGCTGCTGCGCGAGCGGCCCTACTTCGCCACCCACTACCCGATGGCGCTGGCCGAGACGGCGAGCACGTTCTGCGAGACGCTGATCATGGACGCGGCGCTCGACGCCGCCGACGGCGAGCAGGAACTGGCGCTGCTCGGCAACATCGGCGACGAGGCGGTGATGATGCTGATGAACCTGCGCAGCCGCTTCCTGTTCGAAACCGCCTTCTTCGAGCGCCGCGCCGGCGGCCCGCTGACCGCGGACGAGCTGAGCGCGCTGATGGTGGAGGCGCAGCGCGAGGCGTACTGCGGCGGGCTCGCCGAGGACGGCTACCACCCGCTGTTCTGGGCCTCGAAGCTGCACTTCTACCTCACGTCCATGCCGTTCTACAACTTCCCCTACGTGTTCGGGTACCTGTTCAGCAACGGCCTGTCCGCGCTCGCCCGCCGCGAGGGACCGGCCTTCGCCGAGGCCTACGCGCGGCTGCTGCAAGACACCGGCTCCATGACCTGCGAGGAGCTGGCGCAGCGCCACCTGGGCGAGGACCTGACCGGCGCCGCCTTCTGGGAGCGCGCCGTGGCCCGCGTGCTGGAGGTAGTCCCCCGCTTCACCCGCGCGGCCGCCCGCGCGGGTTAGCCGGACGAGCGTCAAAGAGCCTGCCAAGCAAGCGGTCAAGTTATTGAAGTTTCGTTTTCCAAATACGACCGGGAGTACCGGCTGCTGACCTTTCTGCTCGACGAAACCGAACCGGAAGATCCGTTCGCCGAGAAACCGTCGAAGCAGGTCTCGTTTGCCGACTTGCTGGCGTCGCCCTATGTTCGGTCCGCGTACCGTTCGGTCACGCCGCGCACCTTCCGTCGCGAGTTGGTCCGCCTCGCCGACCTGGGGTTCATCCTGTTCACCGTGCCGGGAGGGGCCGTTCATCCGATCATCGAACTCGACCTCTCCGCTATCGGCAGGTACTGACCCCGCTGCAAACCGTCACAAGGCGGCGGCCGGCGCGAAGCCGTATCGGCGCATGCTGAGTATCTCGCCGGCAGACAAGGC contains:
- a CDS encoding alpha-L-fucosidase → MEVSPKREVRQSPGDTGWFVHDRFGLFIHWGLYALPARHEWVMQKEEIPVRDYERYMDYFDPDLYDPDRWAEAAAGAGMRYFVATTKHHEGFCLWDSALTDYKATNAPAGRDLIRPMVDAFRAHGLRVGFYHSIIDWHHPAFVIDDVHALRNHPRRAELNEQRDQAKYIEYLHGQVRELLTGFGRIDVLWCDFSYPDRGKGRDDWDSPRLYRMIRELQPHVVLNDRLDLDDGWDIRTPEQWQPQGWITVDGQPVVWEACQTFSGSWGYHRDEASWKSVGQLVRMLADTVSKGGNLLLNVGPTGRGEFDRRALERLQGIGEWMRLHGRSIYGCTAAPAEFAQPADCRLTFHPDRKRLYVHLFAWPFRHLHLPGYAGKVAYAQLLNDASEVRMQAIGEHQQRVEGIPADTVVLELPVLQPDTPVPVIELFLR
- a CDS encoding M3 family oligoendopeptidase; amino-acid sequence: MKLRETWDLEGIFAGGSASPEFAAFLARLDEDIEALAEQVDALGGETEAWTAAVIGWQQRAAELGEAYSFVECLAAADTGDAVATALGGRLDAVEARLKAIEVEIDRRMLALSDEAWRRLLEQEELAPVAFFLNRQRTMARHKMDPRRETLAETLAVDGYHAWGRMYDKLAGSLRASVSEDGGQVELSMGQLVHRLEDADGAVRAEALRHLEEAWRGVQDLAAMALNSQAGFRQSLYAGRGWQSILWEPLHLNRLQPETLQAMWSAIAAKSAALLPYLEAKARLLKIDRMRWADLVAPVTKSERRLAYGDAADYIVERFAAFGGALGDFARHAFTRRWIEVEDRPGKAAGGFCTDLPLSRQTRIFMTYGGTFGGASTLAHELGHAYHAWLLRERPYFATHYPMALAETASTFCETLIMDAALDAADGEQELALLGNIGDEAVMMLMNLRSRFLFETAFFERRAGGPLTADELSALMVEAQREAYCGGLAEDGYHPLFWASKLHFYLTSMPFYNFPYVFGYLFSNGLSALARREGPAFAEAYARLLQDTGSMTCEELAQRHLGEDLTGAAFWERAVARVLEVVPRFTRAAARAG
- a CDS encoding dipeptidase, which translates into the protein MDWKSYLREQQQRVVDELLAFIRIPSVSALPAHAHDVAAAGAWVHARLEAAGVEHVQTLPTGGHPVVYGDWLHAPGAPTVLIYGHFDVQPAMFEDGWSHPPFEPRLADDRIYARGASDDKGNMFAPVIAVEALLRTGGALPVNVKFLLEGQEEIGSPQLAGFVRSQRELLACDFALSADGSQWSETVPTLLLSLRGICALQVDVTGPAADMHSGIYGGTIHNPLHALAELIAGLHDADGRVAVDGFYDDVVEPTPEQRRQYARVPFDEPAYLASTGVPALYGEAGWSTYEREWVRPTLEVNGLWGGFQGAGTKTVLPASAHAKITCRLVAGQQPARILDLVAGHLARHAPVGARVSCTASEVHGAPYSVPADHPGNRAAARVLERLYGVPPLHTGSGGSIPVCGLLHAELGIHTIGFSFALDDEGAHGPDEFFRLASFRRAQEAYCLILQELSAV
- a CDS encoding Fic family protein gives rise to the protein MMSFEPTVLEAMPITYRLLGIVRQISEYKGKQDLYQRQSPQVLETLRQVAMIQSTESSNRIEGVTAPAHRIRSLVELKTTPQNRSEQEIAGYRDVLGTIHANATDITFSSNVMLQLHRDLYQFLPGRGGSWKRTNNDIVETRPDGTEVVRFSPVAAHATPDAMRTLHDRFADRWDAGHIEPLMLIAAYVLDFLCIHPFHDGNGRMARLITTLLMYQSGYEVGRYISLEQIVERTKESYYDALLQSSTGWHEGRHDLTPWVEYLLGVVVLSAWRELDRRIGLVQGARGTKTAMVLDVIDRMVGEISVSDLQERCPTVSVDLIRRVLRQERDHGRVECLGRGPRARWRKIVQHP